In one Candidatus Eisenbacteria bacterium genomic region, the following are encoded:
- the mce gene encoding methylmalonyl-CoA epimerase, with the protein MSGHGIPRSPEGAAAGGATGPDRAAVQALSHIAIATADAEALASTLVAALGGTRGAEEVLDGGTLRVLFVHLGPVTFELLQPLDDSHTVARFLRERGPGLHHVSLEVADLAARLAAAKASGARLVDEAPRPGAHGSSVAFLHPKSFGGVLIELCGAKRQT; encoded by the coding sequence ATGAGCGGCCACGGGATCCCCAGGAGCCCGGAAGGCGCCGCGGCGGGCGGCGCCACCGGGCCCGATCGCGCCGCGGTTCAGGCGCTCTCGCACATCGCGATCGCGACGGCCGACGCCGAGGCGCTCGCTTCGACCCTGGTCGCCGCGCTCGGCGGCACCCGCGGCGCCGAGGAGGTGCTCGACGGCGGAACCCTGCGCGTGCTGTTCGTGCACCTTGGGCCGGTCACGTTCGAGCTGCTCCAGCCGCTCGACGACTCGCACACGGTCGCGAGGTTCCTGCGCGAGCGCGGGCCCGGTCTGCACCACGTGAGCCTCGAGGTCGCCGACCTGGCCGCGCGGCTCGCCGCCGCGAAGGCCTCCGGCGCGCGGCTCGTGGACGAAGCGCCTCGACCCGGCGCGCACGGCTCGAGCGTCGCGTTCCTGCACCCGAAGAGCTTTGGCGGCGTGCTGATCGAGCTGTGCGGGGCGAAACGCCAGACCTGA
- a CDS encoding methylmalonyl-CoA mutase — MKRAARRGSSRAGRKPARRPARKRAAGPQPDVAPRATPSGIGVKPVYHPADLPADLDARTPPPGEPPYTRGIHPGMYRSRLWTMRQYAGFGSAAQTNERFRFLLAQGQTGLSVAFDLPTQMGYDSDHALARGEVGKVGVAISCLADMEALLDGLPLDRVTTSMTINATAPLLLAFYVAVADARGTPRAKLGGTVQNDVLKEYIARGTYIYPPAASLRLITDVFEFTARETPQWNSISVSGYHMREAGATAVQELAFTLADGLAYLEAARTRGLDLARIAKRMSFFFNAHNHLFEEVAKFRAARRMWAGLLAERFGLTDPEAAKLRFHTQTAGSMLTAQQPDNNVVRVTLQALAAVLGGTQSLHTNSFDEALGLPSRESALLALRTQQVIAHESGATDAVDPLAGSYFVEALTADLEARARVLLERVDALGGMLEAIASGWAQEQIHLAAYQWQRDVESGARVVVGVNRYADGAPVPAPPFSQDPRVESERAAFLGQWRAARDRAASGAALARVTETARGTGNLVPPILAALVARATLGEVCDAMRDVFGVHHPGERI, encoded by the coding sequence GTGAAGCGCGCGGCGCGGCGCGGGTCTTCTCGCGCGGGCCGCAAGCCCGCCCGGCGCCCGGCGCGGAAGCGCGCGGCGGGCCCGCAGCCCGACGTCGCGCCGCGGGCGACCCCGAGCGGCATCGGCGTGAAGCCGGTCTACCACCCCGCCGACCTGCCCGCCGACCTCGACGCGCGCACGCCGCCGCCCGGCGAGCCGCCCTACACGCGCGGCATCCATCCGGGCATGTATCGCTCGCGCCTGTGGACGATGCGCCAGTACGCCGGCTTCGGCAGCGCCGCCCAGACCAACGAGCGCTTCCGTTTCCTGCTCGCGCAGGGCCAGACCGGACTGTCGGTGGCCTTCGACCTGCCCACGCAGATGGGCTACGACAGCGACCACGCGCTCGCGCGCGGCGAGGTCGGCAAGGTCGGCGTCGCGATCTCGTGTCTCGCCGACATGGAGGCGCTGCTCGACGGCCTCCCGCTCGATCGCGTGACCACGTCCATGACGATCAACGCCACCGCCCCGCTGCTGCTGGCGTTCTACGTCGCGGTCGCCGACGCGCGCGGCACGCCGCGCGCGAAGCTCGGCGGGACCGTGCAGAACGACGTGCTCAAGGAGTACATCGCCCGCGGCACGTACATCTATCCGCCCGCGGCGTCGCTGCGGCTCATCACCGACGTGTTCGAGTTCACCGCCCGCGAGACGCCGCAGTGGAACTCGATTTCGGTGAGCGGCTACCACATGCGCGAGGCCGGCGCGACGGCCGTGCAGGAGCTGGCGTTCACGCTCGCCGACGGGCTCGCCTATCTGGAGGCCGCGCGGACCCGCGGCCTCGACCTCGCGCGCATCGCGAAGCGCATGTCGTTCTTCTTCAACGCCCACAACCACCTGTTCGAGGAGGTCGCGAAGTTCCGCGCCGCGCGCAGGATGTGGGCCGGGCTGCTCGCCGAACGCTTCGGCCTGACCGACCCGGAGGCCGCGAAGCTGCGCTTCCACACGCAGACCGCCGGCTCGATGCTGACCGCGCAGCAGCCCGACAACAACGTCGTGCGCGTGACGCTGCAGGCCCTCGCCGCGGTGCTCGGCGGCACGCAGTCGCTGCACACCAACAGTTTCGACGAGGCGCTCGGGCTGCCCTCGCGGGAGTCGGCGCTGCTCGCGCTGCGCACCCAGCAGGTGATCGCGCACGAGAGCGGCGCGACCGACGCCGTGGACCCGCTCGCCGGTTCGTACTTCGTCGAGGCGCTGACCGCCGATCTCGAGGCGCGCGCGCGCGTCCTGCTGGAGCGCGTGGACGCCCTCGGCGGCATGCTCGAGGCCATCGCCTCGGGCTGGGCGCAGGAGCAGATCCACCTCGCAGCCTACCAGTGGCAGCGCGACGTCGAAAGCGGTGCGCGCGTGGTGGTCGGCGTCAACCGCTACGCCGACGGGGCGCCGGTGCCGGCGCCGCCGTTCTCGCAGGACCCCCGCGTCGAGTCCGAACGCGCGGCCTTCCTCGGCCAGTGGCGCGCCGCGCGCGACCGCGCGGCCAGCGGCGCCGCACTCGCGCGCGTGACCGAGACGGCACGCGGCACCGGCAATCTCGTCCCGCCGATCCTCGCGGCGCTCGTCGCGCGCGCGACGCTCGGCGAGGTCTGCGACGCGATGCGCGACGTGTTCGGCGTGCATCACCCGGGAGAGCGGATATGA
- a CDS encoding biotin/lipoyl-binding protein → MKVWVTLDGHDAEVEFTTLGERLVLEVEGRKLDADFVRLPDGRVWSLLVDGRSYEVCVVGEEGGLRVTWQNQTVPVEARHPLEKMLSQQGAARAKTAGETVTAPMPGAVVAIRVRPGDPVHAGQAVVVLEAMKMQNELTAHADGVVSEVLVAEKAAVGAGQVLVRIKPGSAA, encoded by the coding sequence ATGAAGGTCTGGGTCACGCTCGACGGCCACGACGCCGAGGTCGAGTTCACGACGCTCGGCGAACGCCTGGTGCTCGAGGTCGAGGGCCGCAAGCTCGACGCGGATTTCGTGCGCCTGCCCGACGGCCGCGTCTGGTCGCTGCTGGTGGACGGCCGCTCGTACGAGGTGTGCGTCGTCGGGGAGGAGGGCGGCCTGCGCGTCACCTGGCAGAACCAGACGGTGCCGGTCGAGGCGCGGCATCCGCTCGAGAAGATGCTCAGTCAGCAGGGCGCCGCGCGAGCGAAGACCGCGGGCGAGACCGTCACCGCGCCGATGCCCGGCGCGGTGGTCGCGATTCGCGTCCGGCCCGGCGATCCGGTTCACGCCGGCCAGGCCGTGGTCGTGCTCGAGGCGATGAAGATGCAGAACGAGCTGACCGCTCACGCGGACGGCGTCGTCTCCGAGGTGCTGGTCGCCGAGAAGGCGGCCGTCGGCGCGGGCCAGGTGCTCGTGCGCATCAAGCCCGGGAGCGCGGCGTGA
- a CDS encoding acetyl-CoA carboxylase biotin carboxylase subunit, with the protein MAKRLQRVLIANRGEIAVRVIRTLRELERRSLAIFSDPDRTALHVLMADEAYPVGPGPSRESYLNLERVLETAKRVKADAIHPGYGFFAENAGFAQACADAGIAFLGPSPKTIAALGDKLMAREAAVRAGVPVIPGSPGPVGSLAEVKSFAKSIGYPLMLKAAAGGGGKGMRVVRGDAELDAAWELTRGEAKAAFGDDRVFVERFIERPRHVEAQILADSGGRVVFLGERECSVQRRHQKLLEETPSPAFDAKTRAEFGAAACRVAREVGYLSAGTVEFILDEQGRFYFLEVNTRLQVEHPVTEMVTGLDLVAEQIRVAEGLPLSFGDEPPAPRGWSMETRIIAEDPARNFMPSVGRIERVRFPQGPGVRTDGGVYRGYDIPLFYDSLLAKLVTWGRDRDEARRRMLRALGEIVLDGPRHNVGFHKWLCAHPEFAAGRLSTRFLEEHFTPAVLHAGPEMNEVALLAAALHAHEERQRVAVVRREGNRSGDSSVWKWRGRERGGR; encoded by the coding sequence ATGGCGAAGCGCCTCCAGCGCGTGCTGATCGCCAACCGCGGCGAGATCGCGGTGCGCGTCATTCGCACGCTGCGCGAGCTGGAACGCCGCTCGCTGGCGATCTTCAGCGACCCCGACCGCACCGCGCTGCACGTGCTGATGGCCGACGAGGCCTACCCCGTCGGGCCCGGCCCCTCGCGCGAGAGCTACCTGAACCTGGAGCGCGTGCTCGAGACGGCGAAGCGCGTGAAGGCCGACGCGATCCATCCCGGCTACGGGTTCTTCGCCGAAAACGCGGGGTTCGCCCAGGCCTGCGCCGACGCCGGCATCGCCTTCCTCGGGCCGAGCCCGAAGACGATCGCCGCCCTCGGCGACAAGCTCATGGCCCGCGAGGCAGCGGTGCGCGCGGGCGTGCCGGTGATTCCAGGCTCGCCGGGACCGGTCGGCTCGCTGGCCGAGGTGAAGTCCTTCGCGAAGAGCATCGGCTACCCGCTCATGCTCAAGGCCGCCGCCGGCGGCGGCGGCAAGGGCATGCGCGTCGTGCGCGGCGACGCCGAACTGGACGCCGCCTGGGAGCTGACGCGCGGAGAGGCGAAGGCCGCCTTCGGCGACGACCGCGTGTTCGTCGAGCGCTTCATCGAGCGCCCGCGGCACGTCGAGGCGCAGATCCTCGCCGACTCCGGCGGTCGGGTCGTGTTCCTCGGCGAGCGCGAGTGTTCGGTCCAGCGCCGTCACCAGAAGCTGCTGGAGGAGACGCCGAGCCCGGCGTTCGACGCGAAGACGCGCGCCGAGTTCGGCGCCGCCGCGTGCCGGGTCGCTAGGGAAGTCGGCTACCTGTCGGCGGGCACGGTCGAGTTCATCCTCGACGAGCAGGGGCGCTTCTACTTCCTCGAAGTCAACACGCGCCTGCAGGTCGAGCATCCCGTCACCGAGATGGTCACGGGCCTCGACCTCGTCGCCGAGCAGATCCGCGTGGCCGAGGGCCTGCCGCTTTCCTTCGGAGACGAACCGCCCGCGCCGCGCGGCTGGTCCATGGAGACGCGCATCATCGCCGAGGATCCGGCTCGCAACTTCATGCCGAGCGTGGGCCGCATCGAGCGCGTGCGCTTTCCGCAGGGCCCCGGCGTGCGCACCGACGGCGGCGTTTATCGCGGCTACGACATTCCGCTCTTCTACGATTCGCTGCTCGCCAAGCTCGTCACCTGGGGACGCGACCGCGACGAGGCGCGGCGCCGCATGCTGCGCGCGCTCGGCGAGATCGTGCTCGACGGCCCGCGCCACAACGTCGGGTTCCACAAGTGGCTGTGCGCCCACCCCGAGTTCGCGGCCGGGCGCCTGTCAACCCGCTTCCTCGAGGAGCACTTCACGCCCGCGGTGCTGCACGCGGGGCCGGAGATGAACGAGGTGGCCTTGCTCGCCGCGGCCCTGCACGCGCACGAGGAGCGCCAGCGCGTCGCGGTGGTGCGCCGCGAGGGCAACCGCTCGGGCGATTCGTCGGTCTGGAAGTGGCGCGGCCGCGAGCGGGGCGGACGATGA
- the acpS gene encoding holo-ACP synthase produces the protein MRGIGVDICRVERIADSLRRFGERMEKRLFTPGEQAYCKHFADPAPHLAARFAAKEAASKALGTGMAGGVGWTQIEVVQPGGRVPTLRFSGVALERFTALGATASHLTLSHDGGFAVACVVLEG, from the coding sequence GTGCGAGGCATCGGCGTGGACATCTGCAGGGTGGAACGCATCGCCGACTCGCTCCGCCGCTTCGGCGAGCGGATGGAAAAGCGCCTGTTCACGCCCGGCGAGCAGGCGTACTGCAAGCACTTCGCCGACCCCGCGCCGCACCTGGCGGCGCGCTTCGCGGCCAAGGAGGCGGCGTCGAAGGCGCTCGGGACGGGCATGGCGGGCGGCGTCGGCTGGACGCAGATCGAGGTCGTGCAGCCGGGCGGCCGGGTGCCGACGCTGCGCTTCTCGGGTGTCGCGCTCGAGCGCTTCACCGCCCTGGGCGCGACGGCCTCGCACCTCACGCTCTCGCACGACGGCGGCTTCGCGGTCGCCTGCGTGGTGCTGGAGGGCTGA
- a CDS encoding sigma-70 family RNA polymerase sigma factor, which translates to MDEQDLIARLRARDLEALGEVFRRYGDSMTTLAASMLRNRAEADDVVEDALLRIHAGAAAFRGERGLRTWVLRITANLCRDRLRRRKFVAGTVEDLEPAGLGFDPVEDWDGAMDQRVLARELERAIAALPADQREAVVMRHRLGLSHSEMAEALGVPEGTVKSRLSRALAVLRQSLEGFPR; encoded by the coding sequence ATGGACGAACAGGATCTGATCGCGCGTTTGCGGGCCCGCGACCTCGAGGCGCTGGGGGAGGTCTTCCGGCGCTACGGAGACTCCATGACCACCCTCGCGGCCAGCATGCTGCGCAACCGCGCCGAAGCGGACGACGTCGTCGAGGACGCGCTGCTGCGCATCCACGCCGGCGCGGCCGCGTTCCGCGGCGAGCGGGGCCTGCGCACCTGGGTGCTGCGAATTACCGCCAACCTGTGCCGCGACCGGCTGCGCCGCCGCAAGTTCGTCGCGGGCACCGTTGAGGATCTGGAGCCCGCCGGGCTCGGCTTCGACCCGGTCGAAGACTGGGATGGAGCGATGGATCAGCGCGTGCTGGCCCGCGAGCTCGAGCGCGCGATCGCCGCGCTGCCGGCCGACCAGCGCGAAGCCGTGGTGATGCGCCACCGCCTCGGACTTTCGCATTCCGAGATGGCCGAGGCGCTGGGAGTGCCCGAGGGCACGGTGAAGTCGCGGCTCTCGCGCGCGCTCGCCGTGCTCCGCCAGTCGCTGGAGGGTTTTCCCCGATGA
- a CDS encoding Spy/CpxP family protein refolding chaperone gives MKDQVTASLRLAAGLALALGACLTAAANPAAAQAREKIVRVERRDGDAPAEVRRESRDDLGLLASDPGGAPRRVVIRERTDRRGMGRGMRMHRGGIGAFATLDLTEAQRTKLADLRDRQQRRAIQARADLQIARLDLRKLLRAGTPSGPAINSQIDRISRMRADLQKSRVATMLEARSVLTPGQRQQLRERGAGGMRDERLRSQGEPGGGAPRSD, from the coding sequence ATGAAAGATCAGGTGACCGCTTCGCTGCGCCTCGCGGCCGGGCTCGCGCTCGCGCTGGGCGCGTGCCTCACCGCCGCCGCGAACCCGGCGGCCGCGCAAGCCCGGGAGAAGATCGTACGCGTCGAGCGCAGGGACGGGGACGCGCCGGCCGAGGTGCGACGCGAGAGCCGCGACGACCTGGGTCTGCTCGCCTCGGACCCGGGCGGGGCCCCGCGGCGCGTCGTGATCCGCGAACGCACGGATCGTCGCGGCATGGGCCGTGGAATGCGCATGCATCGAGGTGGAATCGGCGCCTTCGCGACGCTCGATTTGACCGAGGCGCAGCGCACGAAGCTGGCCGACCTCCGCGACCGCCAGCAGCGCAGGGCGATCCAGGCGCGCGCCGACCTGCAGATCGCGCGGCTCGACCTGAGGAAGCTCCTGCGCGCCGGGACGCCCAGCGGCCCCGCCATCAACTCACAGATCGACCGGATCTCGCGGATGCGCGCCGATCTGCAGAAGAGCCGCGTCGCGACGATGCTCGAAGCGAGGTCCGTGCTCACTCCCGGGCAACGGCAGCAACTGCGCGAACGCGGTGCGGGCGGCATGCGGGATGAGCGCTTGAGGTCGCAGGGCGAGCCGGGCGGAGGCGCACCGCGGTCGGACTGA